A window of the Indicator indicator isolate 239-I01 unplaced genomic scaffold, UM_Iind_1.1 iindUn_scaffold_128, whole genome shotgun sequence genome harbors these coding sequences:
- the LOC128980357 gene encoding LOW QUALITY PROTEIN: microprocessor complex subunit DGCR8-like (The sequence of the model RefSeq protein was modified relative to this genomic sequence to represent the inferred CDS: inserted 1 base in 1 codon; substituted 1 base at 1 genomic stop codon), producing MSQWRPVTNGVLQDAPVEKEFVINPNGKSEVCILHEYVQQVLKVCPVYNFFECENPSEPFGASVVIGGVIYGAGTASSKKLAKNKAARATLEILIPDFGLLLRGLFNKGSEELEYFNHISIEDSQVHELTSXAGLSSPYQILHGCLITNHGMGDTSIKFEVIPGKNQKSEYVMTCGKHTVRGWCKNKRVGKQLASQKILQLLHPHVKNWGSLLYMHGRESSKMVKQETSDKSVIEVQQYAKKNKPNLHILNKLQENMKKLAQEREETXKKPKMTIVESAQPGSEPLCTVDVSAESLQVGPRGATVTRLTTDQKAAEFSWIWAFDQYPGRFYN from the exons gtggaggccagtgacaaatGGAGTCCTGCAGGATGCACCTGTAGAGAAAGAATTTGTCATTAATCCCAACGGGAAATCTGAAGTTTGCATACTGCATGAATATGTGCAACAAGTCCTAAAGGTTTGCCCTGTTTACAATTTTTTTGAATGTGAGAACCCAAGTGAACCTTTTGGAGCCTCAGTGGTAATTGGTGGAGTAATTTACGGGGCAGGAACTGCCAGCAGCAAAAAGCTTGCCAAGAATAAAGCTGCTCGAGCTACACTGGAAATCCTTATTCCCGACTTTGGGCTTCTCCTCAGAGGTTTGTTTAACAAAGGCAGTGAGGAACTTGAGTATTTTAACCATATCAGTATTGAGGACTCACAGGTACATGAACTCACCA ATGCTGGACTCTCGTCTCCCTATCAAATTCTCCATGGGTGCCTTATAACAAACCATGGAATGGGTGATACATCCATAAAGTTTGAAGTTATTCCTGGTAAAAATCAGAAGAGTGAGTATGTCATGACTTGTGGCAAGCACACGGTGCGAGGCTGGTGCAAAAATAAAAGAGTGGGGAAACAATTAGCTTCTCAGAaaatcctccagctgctgcatccACATGTGAAAAACTGGGGCTCTCTTTTGTATATGCATGGTAGAGAGAGTAGCAAGATGGTTAAACAGGAAACCTCTGATAAAAGTGTGATAGAAGTTCAGCAGTATGCCAAAAAGAACAAGCCAAATCTGCACATCCTCAACAAGTTACAGGAAAACATGAAGAAACTGGcacaagaaagagaggaaacatGAAAGAAACCCAAGATGACAATAGTGGAATCCGCTCAACCTGGTAGTGAGCCTCTCTGCACTGTTGATGTGTCAGCAGAAAGTCTACAAGTGGGACCTCGTGGTGCGACAGTAACACGTCTGACTACAGATCAGAAGGCTGCAG